In a single window of the Pocillopora verrucosa isolate sample1 chromosome 4, ASM3666991v2, whole genome shotgun sequence genome:
- the LOC136280104 gene encoding uncharacterized protein — translation MPTEAGHSSEIVASEYRGNSLPADENTPLVREASSAIRQLRSCENFNCRHFLLIGLSLLSFAEVVLLIISLVPFLMKLSGDYDTLKYEMSVTISLIVVEIVNCFFFLMIIVPHSISTVYIEFTIRAIVQVTVM, via the exons ATGCCAACAGAAGCGGGTCACAGCTCAGAAATCGTTGCGAGTGAATACAGAGGAAACAGCTTACCTGCCGACGAGAACACACCGCTAGTACGAGAGGCTAGTTCAGCAATACGCCAACTCAGAAGCTGTGAAAATTTCAACTGTCGCCATTTCTTACTGATTGGCCTTTCTTTACTGTCTTTTGCTGAGGTGGTTTTGCTCATAATAAGCCTAGTACCTTTCCTTATGAAATTGAGCGGAGACTATGATACTCTTAAATACGAAATGAGTGTGACTATTTCCTTGATTGTAGTAGaaattgtgaattgtttttttttcctgatgatCATC GTGCCTCACTCAATATCTACAGTTTACATAGAATTTACAATTCGTGCGATAGTGCAAGTGACTGTAATGTAA